Genomic DNA from Pseudomonas fluorescens:
GCGCTTCGAAAGGGATTTTCAAGGCAAAACAAGGGAGCTGTCGCTGTGATTTACCTGATACGCCATGCCACGCCGCTGATCGATTACAAGCCCTGCAAAAGCGCGGACTGCAGGCGCGCAGGGTGTATCGCTCGGGGTGTTTTACCGTCGAGTCGCTAACACCATGACGGGGATTGCTCGGCCACCAGCAGTAACGACTGCGGCACCGGGCTTTGTGGGTGCTGAGGTTCCTGCAGGAGCACCAATCGGAAACCGGCCATGTCCAGGGCATTGAGCCAACTGGACAAGGTGCGGAAGTACCACGGCATACGTTGCCATTGGCCTTTGAACCCATCGAAGGTTTCTTCTCGCCAACCGTCCTGATAATCGCCCGCCGCCACGGTCCATGGATGCAGCGTCTGAACCACCAGCGCGCCACCTGGGCTGAGCAGGGCATTCATCGCAGCGAGCAATGGGATGATGTCCTGGTGCAGCAGGGCGAAGTTGGCGCAGATCAGGTCGTAGCCGCTGCCAACGTCCACCTTCTCCTGCACCAGTGCCTCATAGCTTGCCAGATGCACCGGCGAGGAACCCGCCGCCCGGGCCGCTTCGACCAGCGTCGCGTCGCCATCCACACCGACCGCTTCGATGCCCCTGTCAGCCAGCGCCCGCAACAGCCAGCCTTCGCCGCAGCCCAGATCGAGCACGCGCTCGGGCTGGCGGCTCTGCACCACCAATAGCATGGCCTGGTCCGTGACCGTCAGCCGGCTTTCGATGGCCCCCGTGCGGATGGCTTCGATCCAGGACTGGGCATTGTGGTGCCAGCTTTGAAGGAGGGTGGTTTCCGAGGACGACATTGATCCAGCTCCGCAATGGATTGGGTAAGCATAGGCCAATCGCTGGCGCAGGGAAGCCAGTGGTCAAAGCGGGCGGTCAAGAAACAACAGGCGTGCGGCCAACGCTGCCATGACCCCGGCAAAACCATACGTGCCCAGGCGCCTTGAAATCCCGCCGCTTGCCAGCTTCGCCCTGAGCTGAGCGGCGCAAACACCCAACAGCGTATGAAAGACGAGTGCAATCAGCGCCAGCAACGCGCCCAGGAAGATCAACTGCACACTGACGCCTCCAGCCTTGACGTTGACGAACTGGGGCAGGAACACCATGAAGAACAGCAGCGCCTTGGGATTCAAGAGGCTGTTGAGGGCGCCTCGGCAGAAAATTCTCCACAGCGAAGCCACCTGGAGCTGGCTATCCTGAGTCGCTGCTGGCGTTCTCAGTGCTTGCCAGGCAAGCCAAAGCAGATAACCAGCCCCGGCCAGGCGCAGGATGTCGAACGCCGGCGCCCAGCTCATCACCAGCGCACCAATGCCCGCGCTGACCATCATCGTCATCAGCACGTCCGAAAAGGAAATGCCAAGGGCGGCGGCAATACCGGCACGCCAGCCGTGGGCCAGCGCATGACTGGTGACAAAGGCCATGTTGGGCCCTGGGACGATCAGCAGAAGCACAACAGCAACCACGAACAGGTAGAGATTGGCGGTATCCGGCATGGGGATCACTCCGTGGGGTGAGCCACGACAGTAAGCGAATGACGAGGAGGGCGTCAGTTACAGTCC
This window encodes:
- a CDS encoding class I SAM-dependent methyltransferase, whose translation is MSSSETTLLQSWHHNAQSWIEAIRTGAIESRLTVTDQAMLLVVQSRQPERVLDLGCGEGWLLRALADRGIEAVGVDGDATLVEAARAAGSSPVHLASYEALVQEKVDVGSGYDLICANFALLHQDIIPLLAAMNALLSPGGALVVQTLHPWTVAAGDYQDGWREETFDGFKGQWQRMPWYFRTLSSWLNALDMAGFRLVLLQEPQHPQSPVPQSLLLVAEQSPSWC
- a CDS encoding LysE family translocator translates to MPDTANLYLFVVAVVLLLIVPGPNMAFVTSHALAHGWRAGIAAALGISFSDVLMTMMVSAGIGALVMSWAPAFDILRLAGAGYLLWLAWQALRTPAATQDSQLQVASLWRIFCRGALNSLLNPKALLFFMVFLPQFVNVKAGGVSVQLIFLGALLALIALVFHTLLGVCAAQLRAKLASGGISRRLGTYGFAGVMAALAARLLFLDRPL